From Geobacter sp., one genomic window encodes:
- a CDS encoding 3-deoxy-7-phosphoheptulonate synthase → MIKTNNLKIKSITPIIAPADLRQVFPLSEEASEFVTASRTAIKNILQGKDPRLMVVVGPCSIHDPIGAHEYAHRLAKLAAEVSDQLFLLMRVYFEKPRTTVGWKGLINDPDMNGTHLISKGLGVARSLLCKVTAHNLPIATEMLDPITPEYLADHLSWGAIGARTTESQTHRELASGLSFPIGFKNGTDGNLQIAIDAMIAALHPHHFLGINREGLASIVQTTGNPDVHIVLRGGKKPNYSPEDIKKSEEMLQKAGLFPTIMVDCSHGNSEKNHEKQPAVLESVIDQIEAGNRSISGVMIESYLQDGNQPMPKSPAQLKYGVSITDKCLGWETTETILRHAHARLKKCGGRRID, encoded by the coding sequence ATCATCAAGACCAACAACCTCAAGATCAAGAGCATCACCCCCATCATTGCCCCTGCGGACCTGCGCCAGGTCTTCCCGCTCTCCGAGGAGGCAAGCGAATTCGTCACTGCCAGCCGCACCGCGATCAAGAACATTCTCCAGGGCAAAGACCCGCGCCTGATGGTGGTGGTCGGCCCCTGCTCCATCCACGACCCGATCGGCGCCCATGAATACGCCCATCGCCTGGCCAAGCTCGCTGCCGAAGTATCCGACCAGCTCTTTCTGCTCATGCGGGTCTATTTCGAGAAACCACGCACCACGGTGGGGTGGAAAGGGCTGATCAACGATCCGGACATGAACGGCACCCACCTGATCTCCAAGGGGCTCGGCGTGGCCCGGAGCCTGTTGTGCAAGGTCACGGCCCACAACCTGCCGATTGCCACCGAGATGCTCGACCCAATCACCCCCGAGTACCTGGCCGACCACCTCTCCTGGGGGGCCATCGGCGCCCGCACCACCGAATCCCAGACCCATCGCGAGCTGGCCAGCGGCCTCTCCTTCCCGATCGGCTTCAAGAACGGCACGGACGGCAACCTGCAGATCGCCATCGACGCCATGATCGCAGCCCTCCACCCCCACCACTTCCTCGGCATCAACCGGGAAGGGCTTGCATCCATCGTGCAGACCACCGGCAACCCGGATGTCCATATCGTCCTGCGCGGCGGGAAAAAGCCGAACTATTCCCCAGAAGACATCAAGAAGTCCGAGGAGATGCTGCAGAAGGCCGGCCTCTTCCCCACCATCATGGTCGACTGCAGCCACGGCAACTCGGAAAAGAACCACGAAAAGCAGCCGGCAGTGCTGGAGTCGGTTATCGACCAGATCGAGGCGGGCAACCGCTCCATCTCCGGCGTGATGATCGAGAGCTACCTGCAGGACGGTAACCAGCCGATGCCGAAGAGCCCGGCCCAGTTGAAATACGGCGTCTCCATCACCGACAAGTGCCTCGGCTGGGAGACCACGGAGACCATCCTGCGCCATGCCCATGCCCGGCTGAAAAAATGCGGCGGACGCCGTATCGACTGA
- a CDS encoding phosphoglycerate dehydrogenase, with product MKVIVTDEVAGEGLALLRQDPRVELEVRLGLKKDELLKIIGDYEVIITRSGTTVDRDVLDAGRKLKMVARAGVGIDNVDVEYASSRGVIVVNAPFGNTNSAAEHTLALLLAACRNVTKANSSLKGGEWKRAPFTGYELKGRTAGVIGLGKVGGRVATRLKAFECEVLACDPYIAVKRAHDLGVKLVSHDEIYKNCDIITVHTPLTEETRDMIGERELAMMKDGVIVLNVARGGIYNEAALLNALNSGKIAVAGIDVYTKEPPDSDTLRQLITHERMVVTPHLGANTFEAQVNVAVDVSKEILNYLDEQPLENAVNIPRFDLALMDQMRPFLNLMSVMCDFGIQLVDSNPAKVSFGFAGNIAHYDCTPLAVCGIAALLNRRVEQDVNMVNASLIAEQMGITIEETKSTQTDAFSNLITLIIEGEGGKRRLVSGTLFEGAPRIVRLRDYNMDFTPEEHMLLLHYEDRPGMIGKIGTIMGQHDINIASMNLGRSEKRGEAMVILSLDTAVPPVVVDEIRKATEATFIRALHMPTAKCSRGCGCGI from the coding sequence ATGAAAGTGATTGTTACCGATGAGGTAGCCGGCGAAGGGCTGGCGCTGCTGAGGCAGGACCCGCGGGTCGAGCTCGAGGTGCGTCTCGGCCTCAAGAAGGATGAACTCCTGAAGATTATCGGCGACTACGAGGTGATCATCACCCGTAGCGGCACCACCGTGGACAGGGACGTGCTCGATGCCGGCAGGAAGCTGAAGATGGTTGCGCGGGCCGGGGTCGGCATCGACAACGTGGATGTGGAATATGCCAGCTCCCGCGGCGTCATCGTGGTCAATGCACCCTTCGGCAACACCAACAGCGCTGCTGAGCATACCCTGGCGCTCCTTCTGGCCGCCTGCCGCAACGTGACCAAGGCAAACTCCTCGCTCAAGGGGGGGGAATGGAAGCGGGCGCCGTTCACCGGTTATGAGCTGAAAGGGCGGACCGCCGGCGTGATCGGCCTCGGCAAGGTGGGGGGGCGTGTCGCCACCAGGCTCAAGGCCTTCGAGTGCGAGGTGCTGGCCTGCGACCCCTATATTGCGGTGAAACGGGCCCATGACCTGGGGGTCAAGCTGGTTTCCCACGACGAGATCTACAAGAATTGCGACATCATCACCGTCCATACGCCGCTTACCGAGGAAACCCGTGACATGATCGGCGAGCGCGAGCTTGCCATGATGAAGGACGGCGTCATTGTCCTCAACGTGGCCCGGGGCGGGATCTACAACGAGGCAGCGCTCTTGAACGCCCTCAATTCGGGGAAGATCGCCGTTGCCGGGATTGACGTCTACACCAAGGAGCCTCCCGATTCTGATACCCTCCGCCAGCTCATCACCCATGAACGGATGGTGGTTACCCCGCACCTGGGGGCCAATACCTTCGAGGCCCAGGTGAACGTGGCAGTGGACGTTTCCAAGGAGATCCTCAACTACCTTGACGAGCAGCCGCTGGAGAATGCCGTGAACATCCCCCGTTTCGACCTGGCGCTGATGGACCAGATGCGGCCGTTCCTCAACCTGATGAGCGTCATGTGCGATTTCGGCATCCAACTGGTCGATTCCAACCCGGCCAAGGTCTCCTTCGGTTTTGCCGGGAATATCGCCCATTACGACTGCACGCCGCTGGCGGTCTGCGGTATCGCCGCGCTGCTCAACCGGCGCGTGGAGCAGGACGTGAACATGGTCAATGCCTCGCTGATCGCCGAGCAGATGGGGATCACCATCGAGGAGACCAAGTCGACCCAGACCGATGCCTTCTCCAACCTGATTACCCTGATCATCGAAGGGGAGGGGGGGAAGCGGCGGCTGGTCTCCGGCACCCTCTTCGAAGGGGCGCCGCGCATCGTCCGGCTGCGCGACTACAACATGGACTTCACCCCGGAGGAGCACATGCTGCTGCTCCACTACGAGGACCGACCCGGCATGATCGGCAAGATCGGCACCATCATGGGGCAGCACGACATCAACATCGCCTCCATGAACCTGGGCCGCAGCGAGAAGAGAGGCGAGGCGATGGTCATCCTCTCCCTCGACACTGCCGTGCCCCCAGTCGTGGTGGATGAGATCCGGAAGGCGACCGAGGCGACCTTCATCCGGGCGCTGCATATGCCGACTGCCAAGTGCAGTCGCGGCTGCGGCTGCGGGATCTGA
- a CDS encoding tRNA (uridine(34)/cytosine(34)/5-carboxymethylaminomethyluridine(34)-2'-O)-methyltransferase TrmL: MKQRSPFHIVLVEPEIPPNTGNIARLCAATGTPLHLVGKLGFSLDDRYLKRAGLDYWHSVEISTWPDLATLQAAFPFARFVYASKKAASCHTAFSFREGDFLVFGKETEGLPDALIDAHPDTCIRIPIFGNVRSLNLSTATGIVLYEALRQVGRLE; the protein is encoded by the coding sequence ATGAAACAGCGCAGCCCGTTCCATATCGTTCTCGTCGAGCCGGAGATACCGCCCAACACCGGTAACATCGCCCGGCTCTGCGCCGCCACCGGCACCCCCCTGCACCTGGTGGGAAAGCTCGGCTTCTCCCTGGACGACCGCTACCTGAAGCGGGCCGGGCTCGACTACTGGCATTCCGTCGAGATCAGTACCTGGCCCGACCTGGCAACGCTGCAGGCAGCCTTTCCCTTTGCCCGCTTCGTCTATGCCAGCAAAAAGGCAGCGTCCTGCCACACCGCGTTTTCGTTTCGCGAAGGGGATTTCCTGGTCTTCGGCAAGGAGACCGAGGGGCTGCCCGACGCACTGATCGACGCCCACCCCGACACCTGCATCCGCATCCCGATCTTCGGCAATGTTCGCAGTCTCAACCTCTCCACCGCCACCGGCATCGTGCTGTACGAGGCGCTGCGGCAGGTGGGAAGGCTAGAGTAA
- a CDS encoding NYN domain-containing protein: MANGTSNKLAILIDADNAQPSIIEGLITEVAKYGTANVKRIYGDWTGPNLKGWKEVLVQYAIQPMQQFGYTSGKNSTDSALIIDAMDLLYTREFDGFCIVSSDSDFTRLATRIREAGLMVYGVGEEKTPKAFVAACDKFIFSEVLRAKEGEPEVLKQKSTSELKQDTKLVNILRAAVEASSDDSGWAHLATVGGNVVKQLPEFDARNYGYKKLGELVKATQLFDLEERVTRDAQSKAIYIKDKRKKA; the protein is encoded by the coding sequence GTGGCGAACGGGACATCGAATAAGTTGGCAATTCTCATTGATGCTGATAATGCACAACCCTCGATTATAGAGGGGTTAATTACTGAGGTTGCGAAATATGGCACTGCAAACGTGAAAAGAATTTATGGCGATTGGACAGGGCCGAATTTAAAGGGGTGGAAAGAAGTACTGGTACAATATGCAATACAGCCAATGCAGCAATTCGGATATACCTCAGGAAAAAACAGTACTGATAGCGCATTAATAATTGACGCTATGGATCTGCTTTACACTCGCGAATTTGATGGATTCTGCATAGTCTCAAGTGATAGTGACTTTACAAGGCTTGCTACAAGGATACGGGAAGCAGGTCTTATGGTTTACGGTGTTGGAGAAGAAAAGACGCCAAAAGCATTTGTAGCCGCTTGCGACAAATTCATATTTTCAGAGGTGTTGAGAGCTAAAGAAGGTGAGCCAGAAGTTTTGAAGCAAAAATCTACCTCTGAGTTAAAACAGGACACAAAACTAGTCAACATACTTCGGGCAGCAGTTGAGGCTTCTTCAGATGACAGCGGTTGGGCACACCTAGCAACAGTTGGTGGCAATGTTGTTAAGCAACTACCAGAGTTTGATGCGAGAAACTATGGCTACAAAAAATTAGGGGAATTGGTTAAGGCCACTCAGCTTTTTGACTTGGAAGAGAGGGTCACGAGGGATGCACAGTCTAAGGCGATATATATCAAAGACAAAAGAAAGAAAGCATGA
- a CDS encoding DUF4153 domain-containing protein gives MLISITLLSIVLLLIFTLLSRSNLQGRGDSDRLSMVFRLSTTIRRFPFAVVASVFGTTAGVVLAGKTDNSASWKSMLGTALLALPLLVAARLLSEKDGQKDFRPNNLTIAVTALGCVYFIFLSQVQGYGVWYRHSLWTIAAFLVILLFPFYKRAEEEEFWHFNATLVYAFAIAVISAFALFSGISAALAGVNYLLGVKVPGEAYLRLWIVMAGFVAVLIFLSAIPTDIWQISQRVAQSKIFERFIRFILVPLVALYLVILYIYTGRIVIQGSWPKGGVAGFILGFSSVGIVTYLLSYGVTATENRLQSLFRKLFFPLVLPLTPMLFLSVWRRVTEYGVTETRYFGILSAFWLAAVSLYFIVSRRKDLRIVPASLCLIIILVSFGPWGALSTSARSQTGRLQRLLQEAGVLINGTLRPPLNTGSPKVLVEINKTIIYLHKIGSISPLTDWSGGKIAIDDKPETIASKIGINFALQDYYSGTNFDFSTKPEEGTDVSGYRYLWQIGMYRYNIQEITRTIGARTVLRIKPAEGLQKLSIAGADDHTVVIDLAPFVESLIKEYPDYKNRKLLPSEKMTIDLPQAGLRLAFSEINGSITDRKPVINTIKGMVMYE, from the coding sequence ATGCTTATCAGCATAACTCTTCTAAGCATAGTGCTGCTCCTCATTTTCACCCTTTTATCCCGCTCCAACTTGCAAGGGCGTGGAGACAGTGACCGTCTGTCGATGGTATTCAGGCTTTCTACTACCATCCGAAGATTTCCATTCGCCGTTGTAGCTTCCGTATTCGGAACAACTGCCGGTGTCGTGCTGGCCGGTAAAACCGACAATTCTGCAAGCTGGAAATCAATGCTAGGTACGGCGCTGCTTGCACTGCCGCTCCTGGTCGCGGCGAGGCTTCTGTCTGAAAAAGACGGGCAGAAGGATTTTCGACCTAACAATTTGACGATTGCAGTTACCGCACTCGGGTGCGTGTATTTTATCTTCTTGAGTCAGGTTCAAGGCTACGGCGTTTGGTATCGTCATTCGCTTTGGACCATCGCTGCATTTCTGGTCATTTTGCTCTTCCCTTTCTACAAGCGTGCTGAAGAAGAGGAATTCTGGCATTTCAATGCTACCTTGGTGTATGCATTCGCCATTGCCGTAATATCCGCTTTTGCGCTTTTCTCAGGCATATCGGCGGCACTTGCAGGGGTTAACTATCTCTTGGGGGTGAAAGTCCCTGGGGAAGCGTACCTACGGCTTTGGATAGTAATGGCAGGATTTGTTGCTGTTCTAATATTTCTATCAGCGATCCCGACCGACATTTGGCAGATTTCACAACGAGTGGCCCAGAGTAAGATATTCGAACGATTCATCCGTTTCATTCTCGTACCGCTTGTGGCTCTCTATCTGGTAATTTTGTATATCTACACAGGAAGAATAGTCATCCAGGGAAGCTGGCCAAAGGGTGGGGTGGCAGGTTTCATCCTCGGCTTTTCCAGTGTCGGGATCGTAACATATCTCCTCAGCTACGGGGTGACTGCCACAGAAAACCGGCTTCAGTCCTTGTTCCGAAAGTTGTTTTTTCCGCTCGTTCTTCCACTAACACCAATGCTTTTTCTATCAGTGTGGAGGCGGGTCACCGAGTACGGGGTTACCGAAACGAGATATTTCGGGATTCTGTCGGCGTTCTGGCTGGCTGCGGTTTCACTCTATTTCATTGTTTCGCGCAGAAAAGACCTGCGGATTGTACCTGCCTCGCTATGCCTGATCATCATCCTCGTATCGTTCGGCCCGTGGGGTGCATTGTCAACATCAGCACGAAGCCAGACAGGTCGCCTGCAGAGACTGCTTCAGGAGGCCGGTGTCCTTATCAACGGAACTCTGCGACCGCCCTTGAACACTGGAAGCCCAAAAGTACTGGTAGAGATCAACAAGACCATCATATATCTCCATAAAATTGGCAGCATTTCTCCCCTAACCGACTGGTCCGGAGGCAAAATCGCCATTGATGACAAACCGGAAACGATTGCCAGCAAAATTGGAATCAACTTCGCTCTACAAGATTATTACTCCGGAACAAATTTTGACTTTTCCACAAAGCCAGAGGAAGGCACCGATGTTTCCGGGTACAGGTACCTCTGGCAAATCGGAATGTACCGTTACAACATTCAGGAGATAACCCGCACTATTGGTGCCAGGACCGTCCTGAGAATAAAGCCCGCGGAGGGTTTGCAGAAGCTGAGTATCGCGGGAGCTGATGATCATACGGTTGTGATTGACCTTGCGCCGTTTGTCGAATCACTCATAAAAGAATATCCGGATTACAAAAATCGTAAGTTGCTCCCGAGCGAGAAAATGACAATCGATCTCCCGCAAGCTGGATTACGGCTAGCGTTTTCTGAAATCAACGGTTCCATCACAGATAGAAAGCCAGTGATAAATACTATCAAGGGCATGGTGATGTATGAATGA
- the fosX gene encoding FosX/FosE/FosI family fosfomycin resistance thiol transferase, producing the protein MVHGLSHITFIVRDLQRMSVFLCEGLGAKEVYDSNKKNYSLSREKFFLVGDLWIAAMEGEPPTEKSYQHVAFRVSASDIPEYENRLKKLGIEMKPPRNRIHGEGESLYFFDFDNHLFELHSGTLEDRLALYRE; encoded by the coding sequence ATGGTACACGGCCTAAGTCATATAACCTTTATAGTGCGGGACTTGCAGCGAATGTCGGTCTTTTTATGCGAAGGATTAGGCGCAAAGGAAGTGTATGACAGCAATAAAAAGAATTATTCTTTGTCGCGCGAAAAGTTTTTTCTTGTCGGAGATTTATGGATAGCTGCCATGGAGGGAGAACCTCCAACCGAAAAATCCTATCAACACGTTGCTTTCAGGGTTTCCGCTTCGGATATACCAGAATATGAAAATCGCTTGAAAAAACTAGGGATTGAAATGAAACCGCCACGAAATAGGATTCATGGTGAGGGAGAGTCGCTATATTTCTTTGATTTCGACAACCACTTATTTGAATTGCATTCTGGAACTCTTGAAGACCGGTTGGCTTTGTACAGAGAGTAA
- a CDS encoding formylmethanofuran dehydrogenase: MTRYLFLLLSMTLFLSHHPAWGAETPCPETDVYLRTEQFHGDACTGQLIGIRLALAAKEALQKSGVTGKLKAKYYALNCAVDGIQVAAGTTIGNRSLEVIDKKDNRLELADKDGKHAVEARLTKLAADKSKTSLELKKQMKALPADSERMQQVQKELEAISTWFRTATTAEVVTVRQR; encoded by the coding sequence ATGACCAGATACCTTTTCCTGCTGCTGAGTATGACGCTGTTCCTCTCCCACCATCCCGCATGGGGAGCTGAGACCCCCTGCCCGGAGACCGACGTCTATCTGCGGACGGAGCAGTTTCATGGCGATGCGTGCACCGGCCAACTGATCGGGATACGCCTGGCGCTGGCGGCCAAGGAGGCGTTACAGAAGAGCGGTGTGACGGGAAAGCTGAAGGCGAAATACTATGCGTTGAACTGCGCCGTGGACGGGATTCAGGTTGCCGCAGGGACGACCATCGGCAACAGGTCCCTGGAGGTCATCGACAAAAAGGACAACCGCCTCGAACTTGCGGACAAGGATGGCAAGCATGCGGTCGAGGCAAGACTGACAAAGCTGGCTGCTGACAAAAGCAAGACCTCTCTCGAACTCAAGAAGCAGATGAAAGCACTGCCGGCCGATTCGGAGCGGATGCAGCAGGTGCAGAAGGAACTGGAGGCCATCTCCACCTGGTTCCGCACCGCCACCACTGCCGAAGTCGTTACGGTCAGACAGCGGTAG
- a CDS encoding flavin reductase family protein, with protein METMQLERAFTLLEPGPVVLVTTHDGSKHNIMTISWTMVTDFTPRFAMTTGPWNHSYAALQKSKECVIAIPTVDLLDTVVGVGTCSGADTDKFEKFGLTPVQAGHVKAALIKECLANIECRVIDIVEQHNIVVLEGIAAYYDTSRTEKRTVHAIGDGTFVVDGRTVNRRAMMAAKIPDGI; from the coding sequence ATGGAAACTATGCAACTTGAGAGAGCGTTCACGCTTCTGGAACCGGGCCCGGTCGTCCTTGTGACGACACATGACGGCTCGAAGCACAACATCATGACGATCTCGTGGACCATGGTAACGGACTTCACGCCGCGGTTCGCCATGACCACCGGGCCGTGGAACCATTCCTATGCCGCGCTGCAGAAATCCAAGGAATGTGTCATCGCCATCCCCACCGTTGACCTGCTCGATACAGTCGTGGGGGTGGGAACCTGTTCCGGTGCCGACACGGACAAATTTGAAAAATTCGGGCTGACGCCGGTGCAGGCAGGCCATGTCAAGGCCGCCTTGATCAAGGAATGCCTGGCAAATATCGAATGTCGTGTCATCGATATCGTCGAACAGCACAATATTGTTGTCCTTGAAGGCATCGCCGCGTACTACGACACGTCACGCACAGAGAAGCGAACCGTTCACGCCATTGGCGATGGAACGTTCGTCGTGGACGGGCGCACGGTCAATCGCAGGGCAATGATGGCGGCGAAGATTCCTGACGGTATCTGA
- a CDS encoding RNA methyltransferase — translation MEFFATTGRGMEEVLAGELQRLGVAEIAQERGGVRFSGDMEACWRANLWLRTANRVLLPLATFSCTTPEELYAGVRTIPWQDYLTPAMTMAVDCSLRDSALTHSGYVALKTKDAVVDSLRDRFGTRPSVDTRDPDLRVNVHLLKNRCTVSLDTSGAPLDRRGYRLEKNEAPLRETLAAAIILSTGWDGSVPLSDPLCGSGTLLIEAALLASCRPPGGERRFGFERWPGFDQAAWQALRAEASGQVLDRLPAPIQGSDSDGRTIATARRNAERAGVRGLIGLTRYDMQDFTPPPGNGMIVCNPPYGERMGEVEVLKPFYRQLGDLFKQRCKGNTAWVFTGSMELAKHVGLKATRRIPLWNGPLECRLLKYELY, via the coding sequence ATGGAATTCTTTGCAACCACGGGCCGCGGCATGGAAGAGGTCCTGGCCGGCGAACTGCAGCGGCTGGGAGTGGCCGAAATTGCCCAGGAACGGGGCGGGGTCCGCTTCAGCGGGGATATGGAGGCATGCTGGCGGGCCAACCTCTGGCTCAGGACGGCCAACCGGGTGCTGCTGCCGCTTGCCACCTTTTCCTGCACCACTCCGGAGGAGCTCTATGCCGGTGTACGCACCATCCCGTGGCAGGATTACCTGACCCCGGCCATGACCATGGCCGTTGACTGCTCGCTACGCGACTCTGCGCTTACCCACTCCGGTTACGTGGCGCTCAAGACCAAGGACGCCGTGGTAGACAGCCTGCGTGACCGCTTCGGCACCCGCCCCAGCGTCGACACCCGCGATCCCGACCTGCGGGTCAATGTCCACCTGCTGAAGAACCGCTGCACCGTAAGCCTCGACACCTCCGGCGCGCCTCTGGACCGGCGCGGCTACCGGCTGGAAAAGAACGAGGCGCCCCTGCGCGAGACCCTGGCTGCGGCCATCATCCTCTCCACCGGCTGGGACGGTTCTGTGCCGCTCTCCGATCCGCTCTGCGGCTCAGGGACGCTACTCATCGAGGCGGCGCTCCTGGCGAGCTGCCGTCCGCCCGGCGGGGAGCGGCGCTTCGGTTTCGAGCGCTGGCCCGGCTTCGACCAGGCGGCCTGGCAGGCCCTGCGCGCAGAGGCAAGCGGCCAGGTGCTGGACCGACTCCCCGCGCCGATCCAGGGGAGCGACAGTGACGGCCGGACCATCGCCACGGCCAGGCGCAATGCCGAGCGGGCCGGCGTGCGCGGGCTGATCGGGCTTACGCGGTACGACATGCAGGATTTCACTCCGCCGCCGGGCAACGGGATGATTGTCTGCAACCCGCCGTATGGTGAGCGGATGGGGGAGGTGGAGGTGCTGAAGCCGTTCTACCGGCAGCTGGGGGACCTGTTCAAGCAGCGCTGCAAGGGGAACACCGCCTGGGTTTTCACCGGCAGCATGGAGCTGGCCAAGCACGTGGGGTTGAAGGCGACCCGCCGGATACCGCTCTGGAACGGCCCGCTGGAGTGCCGGCTGCTGAAGTACGAGCTCTATTGA
- a CDS encoding Tim44 domain-containing protein → MKRYAGQICAVVFGLLVVSATFLEQEASARIGGSRSIGSRGTRTYSRPASPYTQTTPSRTPTSPAAPSPFQQPAFSGGGFFRGMMGGIAGGILGGMLFRSLGFGGGMAGGYGGPGLFDIILLGGIGYLIYRMVRGRRQAQTPYSPYGAAQPDYQQPQQAYAPGAAAFGQPAADAAAGLGYIRQMDGSFDENRFKDTVMDLFFKVQGAWMNRELSPVATILTDEMRGIIQEDVERLIRDRQINRLENIAVRSVEISEAWQESGQDYITALIYANLLDYTTDEAGQVLSGSKTDPVKFEEYWTFTRPVGNNPWRLSAIQQA, encoded by the coding sequence ATGAAACGATACGCAGGACAAATATGTGCAGTGGTTTTTGGACTTCTGGTGGTGTCGGCCACGTTCCTGGAACAGGAGGCTTCGGCTCGCATCGGCGGCAGCCGTTCCATCGGGAGTCGCGGTACGCGCACCTATTCGCGGCCGGCCAGCCCCTATACCCAGACGACCCCTTCCCGGACTCCGACCTCTCCGGCGGCGCCGTCGCCGTTTCAGCAACCGGCATTTTCCGGCGGCGGATTTTTCCGCGGCATGATGGGGGGGATCGCCGGCGGCATTCTCGGCGGCATGCTCTTCAGGAGCCTCGGTTTCGGCGGCGGCATGGCCGGTGGCTACGGTGGACCGGGGCTGTTCGATATCATCCTGCTGGGCGGGATCGGCTACCTGATCTACCGGATGGTCAGGGGGCGGCGCCAGGCGCAGACTCCCTACTCACCCTATGGTGCTGCGCAGCCGGATTACCAACAGCCGCAGCAGGCGTATGCCCCCGGAGCAGCGGCCTTCGGCCAGCCAGCTGCCGATGCAGCCGCCGGACTGGGGTATATCCGCCAGATGGACGGTTCGTTCGACGAAAACCGCTTCAAGGATACGGTGATGGACCTGTTCTTCAAGGTCCAGGGCGCCTGGATGAACCGGGAGCTCTCCCCGGTGGCGACCATCCTCACCGACGAGATGCGGGGGATCATCCAGGAAGATGTGGAACGGCTGATCCGCGACCGGCAGATCAACCGGCTGGAAAACATCGCGGTGCGCAGCGTGGAGATATCCGAGGCATGGCAGGAGAGCGGCCAGGACTACATTACGGCCCTGATCTATGCCAACCTGCTGGACTACACCACCGACGAGGCAGGCCAGGTCCTTTCCGGCAGCAAGACCGATCCGGTGAAGTTCGAGGAATACTGGACCTTTACCCGGCCGGTGGGGAACAACCCCTGGCGGCTCTCGGCGATCCAGCAGGCATAG
- a CDS encoding HD domain-containing protein, producing MDETRLSEIEAWFGAYCRSFAGDDEEARRNYDLKEQHTGKVRENIRLLAESVGMAGSELAMAEVVGLLHDVGRFEQYRRYRTFLDRESVNHAALGVEVIRRHDLLAGLPDQEAETVIQAVRFHNVFMVPPSIQGEERRYLDLIRDADKLDIWRVFMEYFDLPEEERASAAGLGFADDPSCTPAVLACLERQEMVNLALLKTLNDFKLLQLSWVFDLNCPESFRLAGQQGHLARLAASLPAGAEVERALQTVWDFLAERLR from the coding sequence ATGGACGAGACGAGACTTTCTGAGATCGAGGCGTGGTTTGGCGCCTACTGCCGGTCGTTTGCCGGTGACGACGAAGAGGCACGCAGGAACTATGACCTGAAGGAGCAGCATACCGGCAAGGTGCGGGAAAACATCCGGCTGCTCGCCGAATCGGTGGGGATGGCCGGCAGCGAACTGGCCATGGCCGAGGTGGTCGGCCTTCTCCACGACGTGGGGCGATTCGAGCAGTACCGCCGCTATCGCACCTTTCTCGACCGGGAGTCGGTGAACCATGCCGCCCTGGGGGTGGAGGTGATCCGCCGGCACGATCTCCTGGCCGGGCTGCCGGATCAGGAGGCCGAGACCGTGATCCAGGCGGTCCGTTTCCATAACGTCTTCATGGTCCCCCCGTCCATCCAGGGTGAAGAGCGTCGCTATCTCGACCTGATCCGCGATGCGGACAAGCTGGATATCTGGCGGGTCTTCATGGAATATTTCGACCTCCCCGAAGAGGAACGGGCCTCGGCAGCCGGGCTCGGTTTTGCCGACGACCCGTCGTGTACCCCTGCGGTGCTTGCCTGTCTGGAGCGGCAGGAGATGGTGAACCTGGCCCTGCTCAAGACCCTCAACGACTTCAAGCTGCTGCAGCTCTCCTGGGTCTTTGACCTCAACTGTCCCGAGTCGTTTCGGCTTGCCGGTCAGCAGGGGCACCTTGCCCGCCTCGCAGCCTCCCTGCCCGCCGGCGCGGAGGTGGAACGGGCTCTGCAGACCGTCTGGGACTTCCTGGCTGAGCGTCTCCGCTGA
- a CDS encoding helix-turn-helix domain-containing protein, with the protein MQAHTKKHPTDELVTVTFRVRRTNVPLLQRYAETLENDEQHSYTVAEVFPEYIGKEQEVALRAYRHREGLTQKQLAELTGIPQNHLSDMENGKRTIGKERARKLAQALHCDYRRLL; encoded by the coding sequence ATGCAGGCACACACGAAAAAGCACCCTACTGATGAACTGGTGACCGTGACCTTCCGCGTCCGTCGCACCAACGTCCCGCTGTTGCAGCGTTATGCCGAAACGCTGGAAAACGATGAACAGCATTCCTACACCGTTGCCGAGGTCTTTCCCGAATATATCGGCAAGGAGCAGGAGGTCGCCCTGCGTGCCTACCGCCACCGCGAAGGGCTCACCCAGAAGCAGCTCGCCGAGTTGACCGGCATTCCGCAGAACCACCTCAGCGACATGGAAAACGGCAAGCGGACCATTGGCAAAGAGCGGGCACGCAAGCTCGCCCAGGCGCTCCACTGCGACTATCGCCGCCTGCTGTAG